A stretch of DNA from Carya illinoinensis cultivar Pawnee chromosome 12, C.illinoinensisPawnee_v1, whole genome shotgun sequence:
tttaatcaaaaataaatttttataaaattgaatttatttttaattaaattatatgattggttggttgattgaatttattttcttcaatattatgttttggaatttttaatttaaactcaaatagcaaaaagaaaaaaaaaactgaataataaaataatagtaaatgaggtataagaatattattatcCGATGACAAATATGGCTTTGTGtttaacttcttcttttttattgagttattcaggataaaatgatttgtataaactttaaatagataaattttgagCAAGGATCACACATTggaaaatgtattaaaaaatattatttttcagcAAAACctactttttaacaaaatatttgtgAAGGAAAATTATAGTTGAACCAAGAAAACTTACTCATAAAATTGActaattgtgatttttttttttactttataattaagGAAGTCACTATTAATGAATTgatagttattttattattttaaaagtatttaaagatgtataaaaaataattaaagaaagacaaaattataatgataaaaaaatacattcatatCTATCGGTAAAAATCACCGATTGGAACTCTCGATTCCCAGTGTCCTCAAGTAAGATTTGTCTATGAGCATTGGCAATAGCCTATTAAATGCTAATACAAGTTCAAACTTTAGCTAGATGTGAGAAAAAGCTTCTACATTAAATTAGTCAAAAGTCTAAACCTTAACACTTGAGCTACAGTAAATTAAAGTAACTCTCAATTATTGGAGGATTACCATTTAACCTTTAtgcaattattttattattttcatcaatctctctatctctttatcacattgaaataaattactacattgaaataaattatataagtactatattgaaataaattactatattttattttttaataaaattattaattaatatataaagtatatttgtaaaatataaaaaaataataaaatattattaaaatatttaatataatattattattttacatttaagatggctagtctaatatagacttatttaactaaaaattgatattatgaccaaaaaataagattctagataaattttaaacttaacAATAATTACACCATTGCTAATACTCTTACCTTATAGCTAATATTACTCGTTATAAATATATCAACGTTTCATGTTTATATTAATTTCAACGTCCACGTCAGACTAGCGGCTAATTTAGTATTTGACTGAAAAGCCGACATTTTGACCAGCCAACGTAACAAACTAAATAATTTTCTGGTGATTTTATatcaggagaaaaaaaaaattaaataaaaattaaataaaaaaagattgaagacctgacaatttgaaaaaataagaacaaaCGTGAATGTTTCAAACAGACAATAGAAGggtttagaaaatggtgtaaagttaattttattataaaataaatataatatattaaataaaatcacgtaaaattattttcgtAAGATTTATTTGTAACTGTAATAGTATTCGAAATACGTTGTTATATGCTCTCGAAAAGTTGGGTGGTTGGAATCAAAAGAGGGTGACATTTTAACTAAAATTGGGTTGAACTCTGAAGTTGGAGGTTACATTGGGATGTTTCAACAAGGATTGCTTACAAGCAGGATACCACTGCCTTCTACAAAATCGAAGTACAGAAGGGGTGGGGGGAGAgattaactcattatccaaacaaataCAAACCCTGCTATTAATTCAGTTACAGTCGGTGTTGCTTGGAGGCAGCAGTCTATCACTAACACCTTAGCAATAGTTCGCGTCATTCGATACCTCCAGTACATACTCCAGAAAGTAAGTTACAGTCCCCAACTATTCATCCTCATCCAGTGTAGTTAGAATCAACCTGCAACAGATGTGAAAGGAAAAGTCTTGTGATCAGTTTATAGACTACCAAAATTGAAACAATAAATTTTTGAGAAACAGCAAGTATGCTTTCTAATGGCAGTACCAAACTATGGAGAGAATGAGGAGAAATAAGAGATAGAAGAGTTTGAACAGCCGCTGCTTCTTTTCCCAATTCAACAGGTTGAATATCTCAGTGACATCTACCAGGTGCCGCCTTTGCAAGTACCTGATCACATAGAGGATGTATTTAGCAAGGTCACAAAACTTACACATTCTAGCATCTCAGAACGCCAACACATGACCACTGCAAGAAACCAGCAACTAGTGCATGCTACATGGCAGCAATTATATGCTATCTACTTCTGCACATAAATACTGACGTCCTTTCTTCCTTTGTTATCCCACATCCAACTTCTCGGGAGATTCAGGACAACTCAATTACTTTGTCAGAAATCTCAAAGGGTGGTTTCACGCATTCATCTAAACATTGTTACACATCAATCGAAACAGAAACCAGACCCCAAATTATGTGTATTCAAAAAggtaaaaatcacaaatttgcGAAAGGGGAAACAGAAACAAAAGAGAACTTACAGTCTAACATTGTAGAAAAGGTATGGACCACACAGCAGGGACATAAACCAATGCCTTGTTACAAGATAGAATACGCATAACACTCCTTGTGCAATGAACTCCGGCAAAATCACTCTGTTGATTCGAGATGAAGAGTCATAAGGGTTGATATAATCAAACTCTAGATCTGCCAGGCACATAAGCTGCAATAAATGTTTGACTGTTAAGTTCCATATTTCATTCAACTAAAGAAACAATGAATTAATGGAAATCCCCCGATTATATGTAAATACAATGCTGCTCACGCTAAATAATGCTGTGGGTCACCGAAAAGGCCAATGAATCCTGCtcacattcaaaataaaaataaaactgatatATATTGAAACCTGAAGAAGCTTCTATTAGCATTCTCAGGACTACCCCCAGCCCACCAAATACGGGGTTGGGGGCCTAATCGTTTCAATATTAGCTAACACAATGGCTCACGTGGGCCACCAGACAGGCCAATGATTTCGGCTCgcgttcaaaaaaaaaaaaaaactgatgcatattgaagatagcACGATTCTTAACTAATGAGCCCTTTTTAAAACCTAACTTCTATGATGCTATCAGCTACAAGTTTCAACCAGCTAAATTTCAGAATAAAACGTTTTTGATAAACGAATCTGAAACTTTAAACTTCAGTAGTTTAAGGTCGAGTTAAGATTGCCAAAGGCCACTATTTGACTTAATTTAAGGCCCTGTCATTATGTCatataaaactttaaaagagaaagaggaaaagtCATGGAACTTATGTTATCAGTTTACTCAATAAGATACCTATGGTTCATATTTCACGTAAACGAGAAAAAAGGATTGAATATCAAATTTAACCAGTTCAAATAAACGAGAAGTATAACTCGGGATGATTAAGAGCCCCAAAATGTGCATATTTAGCCGAGAACCTATTACTTCTATCATTCCCAGTACAATACTCAAAACTATCGcatccaaagaaaaaaagaagggcAGCGAGAGCTTCACAGAGATAGAATTCACAGCAAATGCAGCTCACCCAGATACTCTATGCCAAAGAGCACTTTGGCCCCTTTAATTTCCGCAAGAATTGAGAAGAAAATCGATGACAAAAGCCCCCCCAGTTACAAACATATCTAACAAAGCCAGCTAATATTCACAAGAGCCTAATTTTTACCACTATATTCCAAATCTCgatatgggaaaaaaaaaatccaaaatcttGAAAAATGCGCTCTGAAATAAAGCATATgaaccaagaaaagaaaaccaaTAAATATAACAGAAATTCAGGGTATTGTCCTTTTCAGGTTGACCTGATAAACGACGAGGACGAGTAAGACtatgagaaagaagaaggagaCGAGCCACGAAAGGAGATCACCCatgctcctcctcctcctcctctagcTTCTATCTATCTCGGTCGTAACTGATGTCTCTTTGAATTCAATGCGTCAATCGGCAATCCAAGAAGGACTCGCACGCGATAGCAACGCACAAGTCGCTCCTCCAATTGAGATGCCCCGTCCAGGTGCGGAATGCGGGCGGCttgctctctccctctctccctctccctctcgctctatatatgtatatgaaatatatatatgtacacacacatatatatagtagatataCATGGATGATTGGTGAGTGTGTGCGCGATATTTTACGGGGGATACACGAAAAGGATCGAATAAACCTGACTGAGGGGTTGGACCGTTGGATGGCTCCACAGCGACTAGGGAACGCGGAGCACCGTGGGTGAgtgatgtgattttatttacatttttattcccattttagtatttatatataattttcattttttaaagtcTTTTTCACGTATTCAATGGTCAATACTCTGAACTCGGTATAAAAAGACAAATAAATTTGAAGTCTTGCGGACTTTCAACTCTTATAGTCTCCCACGCTTCTAATTTATAAAGCCAACGTATTATAAGGGCCATGGCCCATGCTTGACAAAATGTAttcagaatatatatttttttaatcaaatgaaATCAGATCAGATTATCCAAAACAGTCGTTTTTGGGCTCTAAAGGGATGGGCCTTTTATACGATTTTTCTTACATCTATCGGCCTCTGCTAAAAGCCCagtttgattattttgattttaagaaatgctatatagttaaaataatcttataaattaagagtgatttaatgtaatatattaaatttatttaataataaaaatattttaaaatataatacagcATATCAAGTCAGCTCGTGAACGTGAACACGTAGTTAGAGTATAGATAGGTAGTTTAGGATACATGAAGAGTTCCAATAGCAAATAAAAAGCTTTATACGCTAATAATATCTCACAAAATACAGATAGTAactctcattctttctttgtAGCAGTAGTACTTATAAATTAGAAGCACAGCTATATACAAGTGGGCGCTAACGTTGACTGAAAAGGGCTAGACCTATAACAAGAAATCCATTAACCTGGCTAGTGGAAATGCAGCTTCAGTTGCATTCTCTACTTTCTCGGAGAAAGTAGAGCCGGTAGAGGTGGATTGCTTTAAGCACAAGAAGAAATTCCTAGACCCCAAGTTTATCAACTTCTCCTCTGGCTTCAAACCTGCACCCACCATCCACACGACGTTGGTCCATGTTTTGTActtcagaaaaaaatataaacaaaaacaaaagagaaattaaAGAACGCAACTCTAAGTATTGATTGTGCTATATTGCTGTCTGCAAGTCCAAAACCAATACTAAGATAAGTTCAAAAAGAAGTTCTTGAAGATAACCGAGTCGACACAGTCACTCAGGGACAGTGGGAGTTTCTAATAGAGGAAATTTTCAAAGTCTCTAAGGCCATGAACGGGAGAGCTAGGTAGTCGAATGCATACTTTCCAAGCTGAACTGCGAGTAGTGGAGCTCGAAGCGGCGAGGATCGACCTTTGGCAGCAACGGCCTCCTTTTTTCCCTGTCGTAAATCTCCAAAACCTCCTTGATCAAGTCCCGGATCGTGTTCTCAGGCGGCATAAAGACCTGCACAGGACCCAAGCTTCTCTCGATCGTCACGTTGAGCAGCAGCTTCGTCGGTCTGCCGAGGGACCCGCTGGTGGCCGGAGCAGACTTAAGTCTTCTAGGGACAGTGATGAGACCGCCAGGACGGCGAACGATGTCGGAATGTCTTTCCGACGGGAAGGTCTGGAGGGACCTGTAGGAGGCCGACGGAATCCTAAACACGTTACGTCGCCGATGAAGCGTTAGAGTCGGGGAAatcatgaagaagaaaaaagattggATGAAGTGTTTGAGCTGGACAGTATGTAGTGGGAGTGGGAGTGGGAGTGGAAGTGGGGTAATTAACGTTATGCTTGTCGTTGGGGAAGTAGGGTTTTCTTGGTAAGCAAGAGTACAGTAGCTAGCGTTGGAGAAATGGCGGAGTGTTTGAGTTTCAAAAAAGAAAGCTCGAAGCTTCCTAGAAAGTGGCAAACGTGAAGGAGCCCCCTTGATACTTTTGCTGATTGAAACTTGCTCAATagtaataagaaattaaaatagttCGGCCATGGAAGATACAACAGCTTCTTTGGtaatttaatgaaaataatgaaaaaagatCAAATGTTTTAGTAATAAAGATATATGtctatgtaaatttataaaatgcaaTGATATATTTTAGTGTAAAATTATTAGagttaacatattatataaaattagttAGACAGtcatgaatttaattatttgtatggaGCCGCTCTATAGCTAGCTTTTTGATAAGAAGTACCCAGAACGAGGAGAATATGGGGAAAACGCCAAGGAAGCGAACAAACAATGGACATGACCTTTTGAGTGAGAATTGGGCACACGAGTGTGTGTTGCGTGCATGGGTGTGCCACCGAACTCAAATGCATGCAAGAAGAGGAAGGACAAGGAGCAGCTTAAAGATAAAGAGCATCGACCgccacttttaattttaattatggaAATTTGTTACTTAGTACACTTTTAATATACAACgattaaaaactaatttgaattttaccgacttattattaatttaggagttttgttatatacaagcaaatttatatatcaatttacgtatcaatattgatggcttcatatttaaaatttaaaaatctattttagttattttgatTTTAGGAAATGCTCTAtggttaaaataatttcataaattgaatatgattatatttatttaataataaaaatattttaaaatataatacagcATATCAAGTCACGTTCACGAGTGATGTTCATGAACGTTAACACGTAGTTAGAGTATAAATAGATAGTTTAGGATACATGAAGAACTCGGGATGTAGACAATAGCAAATAAAAAGCCTTATACGCTAATAATATCTCACAAAATACAGATAGTAactctcattctttctttgtAGCAGCAGTACTTATAAATTAGAAGCACAGCTATATACAAGTGGGCGCTAACGTTGACTGAAAAGGGCTAGACCTATAACAAGAAATCCATTAACTTGGCTAGTGGAAATGCAGCTTCAGTTGCATTCTCTGCTTTCTCGGAGAAGGTAGAGCCGGTAGAGGTGGATTGCTTTAAGCACAAGAAGAAATTCCTAGACCCCAAGTTTATCAACTTCTCCTCTGGCTTCAAACCTGCACCCACCATCAGCAGGAAGTTGGTCCATGTTTTGTActtcagaaaaaaataaaaacaaaaacaaaagagaaattaaAGTACGCGACTCTAAGTATTGATTGTGCCATATTGCTGTCCGCAAGTCCAAAACCAATACTAAGATAAGTTCAAAaagaaattcttgaagataaCCGAGTCGACACAGTCACTCAGGGACTCTGGGAATTTctataagaggaaatttttccTAAGTCTCTAAGGCCAT
This window harbors:
- the LOC122289877 gene encoding protein cornichon homolog 4 — protein: MGDLLSWLVSFFFLIVLLVLVVYQLMCLADLEFDYINPYDSSSRINRVILPEFIAQGVLCVFYLVTRHWFMSLLCGPYLFYNVRLYLQRRHLVDVTEIFNLLNWEKKQRLFKLFYLLFLLILSIVWLILTTLDEDE
- the LOC122290281 gene encoding uncharacterized protein At4g22758-like, whose product is MISPTLTLHRRRNVFRIPSASYRSLQTFPSERHSDIVRRPGGLITVPRRLKSAPATSGSLGRPTKLLLNVTIERSLGPVQVFMPPENTIRDLIKEVLEIYDREKRRPLLPKVDPRRFELHYSQFSLESLKPEEKLINLGSRNFFLCLKQSTSTGSTFSEKVENATEAAFPLARLMDFLL